The Stenotrophomonas maltophilia genome includes a region encoding these proteins:
- a CDS encoding efflux RND transporter periplasmic adaptor subunit has translation MSPTKTRLTQLAVALGLLALGFAGGYAWMTRTSDTTPPPGTSVADQARKVLYWYDPMAPEQRFDKPGKSPFMDMELLPKYADEAIGGGTQIDPRLQQNVGIRTQEVTVELLGTAVRVPGTLTWDLTQESVISARMEGLITHVQVKAPFTEVRRGQTLATVQAPAWNAAIAEAHALSQAQSAGARELQGAAQQRLRSLGVPSGASARSGVVLSADHSGVVTEILAREGQTVMPGTPLFKINGLDTLWLEASVPQAALGTLRPGTSVQATVSAWPAERFAGQIQALLPQVDMASRTQRARIVLRNPQRRLVPGMFAEVLVQPDAEQALPVVPTEALIATGRDSRVIVQDPDGSFRPVRVSVGRSVQGRTQIVAGLAGGERVVVSGQFLLDSEASLSGALERLGAAQPTRPASASGVHERHDAGHEPRTVVPSPSRQPAPVAPDTSTSTPPRCPVQYWYDPMVPEKHFDKPGKSPFMDMQLVPKFGPAAAADCQASEVMSEAMEGTP, from the coding sequence ATGAGCCCGACCAAGACGCGTCTCACACAGCTCGCCGTGGCCCTCGGGTTGCTGGCGCTCGGCTTTGCCGGCGGCTACGCCTGGATGACTCGAACCTCTGATACCACCCCGCCCCCCGGCACGAGCGTCGCAGATCAAGCACGCAAGGTGCTGTACTGGTACGACCCCATGGCGCCGGAGCAGCGATTCGACAAGCCGGGCAAATCTCCGTTCATGGATATGGAGTTGCTGCCCAAATACGCAGATGAGGCCATAGGGGGCGGAACGCAGATCGATCCGCGCCTGCAGCAGAACGTGGGCATACGCACTCAGGAAGTGACGGTAGAGTTACTAGGGACTGCCGTACGCGTGCCGGGCACACTGACGTGGGATCTGACCCAGGAAAGCGTGATCAGTGCGCGCATGGAAGGCTTGATCACCCACGTGCAGGTAAAGGCGCCGTTTACCGAGGTTCGTCGTGGTCAAACGCTGGCCACCGTGCAGGCCCCGGCATGGAACGCGGCCATCGCCGAAGCACATGCCCTGAGCCAAGCTCAGTCCGCGGGCGCGCGTGAGCTGCAGGGTGCGGCGCAACAACGGTTGCGTTCGTTGGGTGTTCCTTCTGGCGCCTCGGCCAGAAGTGGCGTCGTGCTTAGCGCAGATCACAGTGGTGTCGTGACCGAGATCCTGGCACGCGAGGGACAGACGGTGATGCCCGGTACGCCACTGTTCAAGATCAATGGGCTGGACACGTTGTGGCTGGAGGCCTCGGTACCCCAGGCAGCGCTGGGCACCTTGCGGCCGGGGACCTCAGTGCAGGCCACGGTCAGTGCCTGGCCGGCAGAGCGCTTTGCCGGACAGATCCAGGCGTTGCTTCCCCAGGTCGACATGGCTAGTCGCACGCAGCGGGCGCGAATTGTGCTGCGCAACCCGCAGCGTCGGCTGGTGCCGGGCATGTTCGCCGAGGTTCTGGTGCAGCCCGACGCCGAGCAGGCCTTGCCAGTCGTTCCCACGGAGGCGCTGATCGCCACCGGGCGGGACAGCCGGGTCATCGTGCAGGATCCGGACGGGAGCTTCCGGCCAGTGCGGGTGAGTGTGGGACGTAGCGTGCAAGGGCGCACGCAAATCGTGGCAGGCTTGGCCGGTGGTGAACGCGTGGTCGTCTCGGGTCAGTTCTTGCTCGACTCCGAAGCCAGTCTCTCCGGTGCGTTGGAGCGCCTGGGTGCTGCACAACCGACACGCCCTGCCAGCGCATCAGGTGTGCACGAGCGCCATGACGCCGGGCACGAACCACGCACTGTCGTGCCGTCACCGTCCAGACAGCCGGCGCCTGTCGCGCCAGACACCTCCACCTCTACGCCGCCGCGCTGCCCGGTGCAGTACTGGTATGACCCGATGGTGCCGGAGAAGCATTTCGACAAGCCGGGCAAGTCACCGTTCATGGATATGCAGTTGGTACCCAAGTTCGGCCCCGCCGCAGCCGCTGATTGCCAGGCAAGCGAGGTCATGTCCGAAGCGATGGAGGGCACACCATGA